The following are encoded in a window of Calorimonas adulescens genomic DNA:
- a CDS encoding HD domain-containing protein, with protein MENISTGKHINLPVVSQDADLREVARVMLESKEGVVIVEKEDGAKGYIDFNVVLKWFLMGDEALKFKAKDFAILIEDKDKVEPTMSMEALVESVITHRDSRLFTNINGGVIGRLSLENLMEELAKSYSGEKEKEARLERLIGMMIDLFPFGVALVSVAGEIIRVNELAMEIISENPIDVEEIRKMINDNREKILTSKAGTYYRMSANILGETNNFLITFTDITAEYNMMQNLKSSQNEVETAFSIMLPDQRIEARLKSISEYMDEYDESTGMVKITGVIRNGGFRHVVNMLKLIADAFRQGLMELPGMDKNALVQAAILHDIGKVQPDLKIGDIVNPKEAFEKGYFHAFRSADLSKALYNIDDKMYYLIKYHHLENELPSDFPEVLLPMYRFFRLIDGLSAGITRRGSKVLMEINGTRIYVKEESSFPSYNQEIEMDIYTGSFNSRKL; from the coding sequence ATGGAAAATATATCTACAGGCAAACATATTAATTTACCTGTAGTTTCACAGGATGCCGATTTAAGAGAAGTTGCAAGAGTAATGCTTGAAAGTAAGGAAGGTGTGGTTATCGTAGAAAAAGAAGACGGCGCAAAGGGGTACATTGACTTTAACGTAGTACTAAAATGGTTTCTTATGGGAGATGAAGCTTTAAAGTTTAAAGCAAAAGATTTTGCTATCTTGATAGAGGACAAAGATAAAGTAGAACCAACCATGAGTATGGAGGCTCTCGTTGAAAGTGTAATTACACACAGAGACTCTCGGTTATTTACCAACATAAATGGAGGAGTAATAGGTAGACTTTCTCTTGAAAACTTAATGGAGGAACTTGCAAAGTCGTACAGTGGAGAAAAGGAAAAAGAGGCGAGGCTGGAACGCTTAATAGGGATGATGATAGACCTCTTTCCCTTTGGAGTAGCGCTGGTTTCGGTGGCTGGTGAAATAATAAGGGTCAATGAACTTGCGATGGAAATAATATCAGAAAATCCAATAGATGTTGAAGAAATAAGAAAAATGATTAACGATAATCGAGAAAAAATATTAACATCCAAGGCAGGAACCTATTATAGGATGAGTGCGAATATTTTAGGTGAGACAAATAACTTTTTAATTACATTTACCGATATAACAGCGGAATACAATATGATGCAAAACTTGAAAAGCAGTCAAAATGAAGTGGAAACGGCATTTTCGATCATGCTTCCGGACCAGCGCATAGAGGCACGGTTGAAATCTATTTCAGAATATATGGATGAGTACGATGAAAGTACAGGCATGGTGAAGATAACCGGTGTAATCAGAAATGGTGGCTTCAGGCACGTCGTAAACATGCTTAAATTAATTGCAGACGCTTTTAGACAGGGTCTGATGGAACTGCCTGGGATGGATAAGAATGCACTTGTACAGGCAGCTATTCTGCATGATATCGGGAAAGTACAGCCGGACTTGAAGATAGGAGATATAGTAAATCCGAAAGAAGCGTTTGAAAAGGGCTATTTTCATGCATTTCGAAGCGCTGATTTAAGCAAGGCGTTATATAATATAGACGATAAGATGTATTATTTGATAAAGTATCATCATCTTGAGAATGAACTGCCGTCCGATTTTCCTGAGGTTCTATTGCCAATGTACAGATTTTTCAGATTAATCGATGGCCTTTCAGCGGGAATTACTCGCAGAGGTTCTAAAGTATTGATGGAGATAAACGGTACGAGAATTTATGTGAAGGAAGAAAGTAGTTTTCCCTCTTACAATCAGGAAATTGAAATGGACATTTACACCGGATCTTTCAACAGCAGGAAGTTGTAA